The window TTGTACCAATGCAAGAAACCGTCCAACTCACCTATGAACGCCTCCAAAGAAACGCCTTCCCACGATCTTGCGTAGAACACCTCATTCTTCAGTATTCCAAAAAAGCCTTCGCAGGCAGCGTTATCTGGGGAGCATCCCTTCCGTGACATTGAGCGAACTAGACCGGCAGTATCCATCCGCAAGATTCATCCAGGCCAACGGTAGTGGCAGCCACGGTCAGTATGTACAATAGGGCGTTCTCCGTTGGATAAGCAGGCAATTGCA is drawn from Bacillota bacterium and contains these coding sequences:
- a CDS encoding IS3 family transposase; amino-acid sequence: MDTAGLVRSMSRKGCSPDNAACEGFFGILKNEVFYARSWEGVSLEAFIGELDGFLHWYNESRIKVSLGAKSPTEYRRSLGLVA